Part of the Halorhabdus utahensis DSM 12940 genome, GACTCGAACCCGGTGAGCAGCGACCGCCGTCTCACGGTGCCGGCGACCTGCAAGACGCGCGGGACTCACTCGTCGCGACGCTGTCGTCGTTTGCCCGCCAGGCGGAGGCGACAGACGACCCACGCCGTGCGCAAGATGCCCTCGAAGCCGCCCACGAGGCCGCCGAAGCGCTGGCGGCACTCGAGAACGTCCGTTGATCCGTTCGTCGATCCGTGCCGATGCGTGATCGGTTCGGCCGAGAAGGCCGTTTTCCGGTTACTTCGTGGTTAGCGCCCACTTTTACCCGAGAAGAACGTCGATTTGACCATGCGGCGTCACGTGACCAGGAGAGCCGTGCTCGCAAGCGTTGGAGCCACGTCACTCGCCGGCTGTCTGGGCGGGACCGGCAACGACGAGCCCCGATCCGCCGCCGATAAGGAGTCGACTGATCGGAGCGAATCAGCCGAAAGCGGGCCGCCGACGGCCGAGCAACGCCACCCCCTTCCGATGGAGCCAGCGCGGCTCAAGAACCGGGCCGTCTCAGGGGGGCCACCGAAAGACGGGATCCCGTCGATCGACGATCCGACGTTCGAACCCGCAGACGCGGCCACAGAGAAACTGGAGCCGGGGGATCCTGTCTTCGGCATCGCTACCGGAGAGACGGCCAAAGCCTATCCACAGCGGATTCTCGTCCACCACGAGATCTGTAATGACAGTATCGACGGGCGCCCCATCGCCGTCACGTACTGTCCGCTGACGGGGACGGCCATGGGATTCGAGCGCGGGGAGACGACCTTCGGCGTCTCCGGCCGGCTGGCGAACAACAACCTGATCATGTACGACAGGGCCACGGAGACATGGTGGCCACAGGTGCTGGCGACCGCGATCCCCGGCCCCTGGAACGACGACCCGGCGATCCGTTCCCTCCGGGAGTTCCGGGTCGTCTGGACGACGTGGGAACGTTGGACCGCGGTCCACCCCGACACCAGGGCCCTCTCGACGAAGACGGGATTCGCCAGGGAGTACGGCCTGGATCCATACGGGTCGTACAACCCTCGGACTGGATACTACTCCCCCGAGTCCGACCCACGGTTTCCAGCCTTCTCCGGGGACCGCCAACTGGCCCGCAAACGCGTCGTCATCGGCGCTCGGAGTGCCGACGGGGCGGCCGCGTTCCTGAAAGACACACTCAGAGCGGAGAAACTCATCAACGGCGAACTCGGTGGATCGCCAGTGGTGGCGGTCTACGAACCGACGCTCGACACCGGCTACGTCTTCGGGAACCCCGAGGACGAACAGTTCGAGTACCGCGACGGTCAGCTCGTCGACGAAGCGGGCGAGACGTATGCCCCGTCGTCACCGCCCGGCGAGCGCATCCTGGCGTTCGACGCGATGTGGTTCGCCTGGAGCGGATTCTATCCCGAAACCACGCTGTATGCCTGAGAACGACCCCGCCATCTCGACACGC contains:
- a CDS encoding DUF3179 domain-containing protein, producing the protein MRRHVTRRAVLASVGATSLAGCLGGTGNDEPRSAADKESTDRSESAESGPPTAEQRHPLPMEPARLKNRAVSGGPPKDGIPSIDDPTFEPADAATEKLEPGDPVFGIATGETAKAYPQRILVHHEICNDSIDGRPIAVTYCPLTGTAMGFERGETTFGVSGRLANNNLIMYDRATETWWPQVLATAIPGPWNDDPAIRSLREFRVVWTTWERWTAVHPDTRALSTKTGFAREYGLDPYGSYNPRTGYYSPESDPRFPAFSGDRQLARKRVVIGARSADGAAAFLKDTLRAEKLINGELGGSPVVAVYEPTLDTGYVFGNPEDEQFEYRDGQLVDEAGETYAPSSPPGERILAFDAMWFAWSGFYPETTLYA